GGAAGTGTTTTACAAATTCCAAAACGGCGAGTAATTGATGCGGAAACACCAAAATTTCATAAACCAAATCTCTTTTTTGAAGTTCCGCTATACCCCTTAAAAATTCCTTTCTTAGTAGGAATAACGGGTCTGTTTCGGCCTGAACAATATGGCGATATCCCTTAATCCGTGGATACTGGGCATAATAATCCAAATCACTCTTCAATTCATTACTACGTAAATCTACCCATCCTATAATTCCCTTAATAAAATCGTGTTTTCTTGCCTGCTCCAACAAAAAGTCGTTCTCTTTCAGGGTCTGATCTGCCTGTACCGCAATACAACCAGTAACCCCATTTTCCTCATATAATGGTTTTAAGTCCGAGGGTAGAAAGTCCCTTCTTATACTGGACATTTCATCATCTATCCATGCATGTTTTTCAGTTCCATACCTCCAGAAGTGTTGATGTGCGTCTATAATCATGTTATACCCTTATTTCAGTCAAAAGTAACCATCGCCTTTACCACACCCGTTTCCGGAAGTAACCAAGAATCAAAATTTGATATCATTTCTGAAAAATGTACTTCATGTGTTACAAAAGTATCGGTCGGAAATTGTCCAATATGTTCTATGACGAACTGAAAATCCTCCAATGTGGCATTTCTACTGCACATAAGTGTCGTTTCCTTAGCATGGATTTGGGGGTGGTTATAGGTCAACTCCCCTTTGGAAAGCCCTACCAAAACATATCTGCCCCCGTGCGACATATAGTCGATGCCCGACTCCAACGCCTTGCGGTTTCCTGTAGCATCAAAAACGGCTGTTGCCATATCCCCGTTTGTGATTTCTGATATTTTTTCCTGCGGATTCTCTTGAACAGGGAAAGCATGGGCTACCCCTATTTCATTCCTTGCATAGTTCAATCGGTCTGTATTGACATCTAAAGCAATTACGTTTGCTCCGATTATTTGGGCAAGTTTCATCAATCCGATACCAATGGGACCACAACCGATTACAACGATGGTTTCTCCTTTTTGTACCCCTGCCCTTCTAAGGGCATGGGCCCCAATGGCCAAAGGTTCAATAATAGCCATTTGATTAAAGGATAGATTTCCTGCCGGAATTAGCAAATCAGTTGGAACGCTGATTATCTCTTGCATTCCACCATCTACGTGGACGCCAAGTACCTTAATGTTTGTACAGCAGTTCGTTTTACCTTTTTTGCAGGCTACACAAGTACCGCAACTAACATAGGGCATAATGATCACATGGTCTCCGGCTTTTAGGCCTTGTTTATTTTCTCCGATTTCCAATACCTCCGCGGCGAGTTCATGCCCCAATATCCGTGGATATTTAAAAAATGCCTGGCTACCCTTATACGCATGTAGATCGGTGCCGCATATTCCTACACGGTGAACTTTTAATAAGGCCTCTCCTTCTTTTCTTGTTGGGACATCCTTTTCGTTCAAAACAAAATAGTTGGGCTCCTCGCAAACTATATATTTCATCAATTGCATTTTTCTTTGGCATATGGCAAATCATCCACATACCTAAAACATCAACCCAATATACCATTATATTTTGTCGGATTTCATATGGAAGTTCATATTTCAGCCAACACGAAAGGATAGGGTTTAAAGCAAATTAATGCCTCAAACCCTAATGATTATATTTTTACAGCACAGTTTTGATTTGCCGACTTGTAAATTGCCTCCACGACCCGAATATCCCTCAAGCCTTCCTCTCCAGGAACCAACAAAGATTCTTGGTTCATTATGGCCCATGCATCTTCATCCATTTGCTTTGCCTGTTGATTTTCTATGGGAAAATTAATTATGGTACTGTCGGACATACTGCCGTTGTTGCCATTGTAGGAAGAATGCGGCTCCATTTTAAGCCATCCTTTTTCATAATTGACCTGTAGATGGTTCATGTTTATCCCAAAACTGGTTTGACAGGAGGCCCGGGCACCACTCGGAAATTCCAATTGAAACATCATCGTCTCTTCCACTTCGTGATAAATTTCTGGTCGTGTTGTGGAAGCTTGTGCCATAACGGAATTGGGTTCTTCCCCTGTGGCCAATCGAGCTCCTTGTAAGGCATAAACACCCATATCCCCCATTGCACCGCCTCCCAAAGCCTTGTTCTGTTTCCAATGGTTTGTTCTACCATCAAAATACCCAGCAGCGGAAGTGACCATTTTCACCTTTCCAAAAGGGCGTTCCTTGGCAACGTTCATGTAAGCCTGTATGTTTGGGTCATGCTGACATCGATACCCTATAGCCAATTTTACCTTGTTATCGTCACATGCCTTAATCATGGCTTCACATTCAGCTACAGAAGGAGCCATAGGCTTTTCGCACCATACATGTTTTCCTGTGTTGGCAGCACGTATCGTATACTCAGCATGCATGGAAGGAGGTAACACGACATAGATAACATCAATGTCGGGGTTATTGGAAATGGAGTCAAAATTCCCATAGTTATAAACGTTCTTATCCTCAATGCCATATTTTTCCTGCCATATTGGAATTTTCTCCGGGCTTCCCGTAACAATCCCCTTCAACTCACAATTCTTGGTCAATTGCAATGCCGGGGCCAAAAGATCCGTGCTATAGTAACCCAATCCAACTAGGGCTACCCCTAATTTTTCTTTTTTAGGAGCCGTGGCCGATAATAATACGTTTGGTGAAAACGCTATCGCAGCACCTATTATCCCCGCTTTTTTGATGAAAATTCTTCTTTGGTTTTCCATAGTGACATGTTCTTCAAATCAATTACATTGTACATCAATTTTCCTACTTCCCATTTCAATTGCACACAAAAAATATGAATCCTACATGATTTTCATGAAAGTAAGGAATAGATTTTTAGACTAGTTTTATCTTAGAAGATAATATCCGCTTGTTGTCTACATTAACTTACCATGTACGTTTCTTTAATATTTCCTGAATTTGTTCCCTGGATACGGGAAGATCATCAATATGTTCGTTTAGCCATTTACTAAAATCCTTTTCAATTTCATCGGCCCAACGTGTATCAATTTGTCCGGCAGTGTAAACTCCATCCTTAATCCGTTGATGCCCAAACATGTCCCGTAAACGGACAACTTCGGAAACCGTAGCCACCTTTTCTGCCAAGTGTGGGGGTATAAAGGTTACCACTCCCATTTTTCCCAAGACTACGTCTCCAGGCATTACGGTTACCGTTCTGATTCTGGTAGGTTGATTGATTCCAATCAGCATAGTGTTCAAATCCCCTGGCGGATTATGGTGTGAAGCATCATAACTGGTATAATAAGAAGTAAAACCACCTATTTCCATGAGTCCCTCAACATCCCTTAGCGCACCATCATAAACAATTCCATTCCCAGATTTGGCATATATGGCATTACCTACGTTATCCCCAATCGTTGGTCCATCTTTGTCCGCTCCAAATTGGTCGGCTACGTAAACATCACCTTTTACCAAAATATCTACCGGCCACGTATTCTGTCCTCGCTTTCCTTGGGCCTTTCCTCGATCATCGATGGCTTTCCAAACATCGGGCCGACCAGGCATAAAGGTTGCCGTAACCGCACGTCCTACAAGTACACTATCCGGGTTTATCATTTTCCAACCTTCGGCAATTTGATATCTGTACCCTTCATTCTTCATAACGGCCCAAGCCTCTTCCACACTAACGGATTTTATTCTTTCCAAAAGGGCATCGGAAACCTTGGGTCTTCCATCATCAAAACGTTCTCCCGTCCATTGGGGAGTTAAAAAAATGAGTTCTTCCTTACTGATTTGTTGCCCCATCATTTGGGTTGCCAAACCGACAAGAACCACAATGAGCATATACTTTTTTCGTAACATGATAGTCTCTATTTAATGTGTTATTAATTATTCAAAAAATGGTATTCCTTCAGGAGCATATTTTCGCATGGCATCTTCATTGATGTCCACTCCAATACCTGGTTTTTCTGAAACTGTTACAAAACTGTCTTTTACCCAGTCTCCCTCGTCATACGTAACGATTTCCTTGAACATTGGATCTGTATGGAAATAGGATTGCCATTCCATTAAATGGAAATTTGGTACTGTGGCACAAACATGTGCACAGGCCATTGCGCCTAAGAAAGAAGCAACCATATGCGGTGAGAAGGGAACATAGTAAAGATTAGCCAAGTTCGCTATACGTTGACCTTCACCTAGACCTCCACATTTTTGAAGGTCTGGCATAATAATATCCACGCCATTGTCCAACAGTTGTTTAAACCCATGACCTAAATACACATTTTCTCCTGCAGAAATCGGAGTACTGGTTTCTTCCGTAAGGGTTTTAAAGGCATCAAAATTTTCAGCAGGAATGGGTTCCTCCAACCAGGTCAGGTTTAAATCTTCCACCTTTTTTGCAATGGTCTGGGCCGTAACATGATCATATCGCCCATGCATATCAACACAAAGGTCTATTTTTGGACCAACGGCTTCCCTTACTGCTGCTAGTTGGTCATACATTCTTATGATTTCCCCTGGACTCGCCGTCCAATTATAACGATCATATTTATCCGGGTCGCTGGCATAGTCCAAATCGAACTTCAATGCGTTAAAGCCCCAGTTGCTTATGGCATCCTTGGCCGCAGTTGCAAAATCGTCCGGTGACGGGAAACGAACACGATACAAGGCCGTGTCACAATAAACGCGGACTTTATCCCTAAATTTTCCACCTAATAATTTGTAAACAGGCAAGTCCAAAGCTTTGCCAGCCAAATCCCATAAAGCAGTTTCTATAGCCGAAAGAACAGCTACATAAGTACCTGACTGGGCACCACCGAAATGACCTGCTCGGCGAATATCCTCAAATATTTTATGAACATTGAAGGGACTTTTGTCTCTTAAAAAAAAGCCCATTCTTTTGACTAGGTGGTAGGTACCGGGTACTGCATCTACACCCTCTCCACAACCATAAATTCCCTGATTGGTATGTATTTTCACAAACAGACCACTACCACGGCGAATAAAACCACATTTTACATCCGTAATCTTTAAATCAGAGGGTGCAGAAAGCTTAGGGTTTTTGTCAATAGCCGTTACATACTCGTTACCATAGGTACTTGAAACCATACCCAAACCGGCACCGGCCATTAGTGATTTTGATATAAAAGATCTTCTTGAATTTTTCATTGGTTCTTTTGATTATTGTTAATATAATTTAATTATTTCCTTTAATTAGTTTCCAAAACTTTAGATTCTATCTCCGTGGGCTTTCCGTGCCAATACGAGGCAAGTATAGATCCCGTTATGTTCATTAACGGTCCAAAAACCGCAGGAGCCAACCCCATAGTAGCAATTTTGCCAAGGCTGTTGGCAATACCCGAGGCCAGACCAGCGTTCTGCATACCTACTTCAATGGCAATTGTTCTTGAATCCTCTTCCGTCATACGAAACAGTCTGGCATACCAGTATCCCAGCAAATAGCCGAAAAAGTTATGTACAAGTACAAGAACCATTAGAATCCCTCCTATTTCCAACAGGCTGTCCCTTCCCGCTGCAGTAATAATTGTAATTATTAGTCCAATGGCCAGCATGGAAATTAAAGGCATAGCCTTTTCTAACCATTTGACCCTATTACCGAATATCCTATTGAAAAGTAGCCCGGCACCAATAGGTATGATTATCATTTTAACGATACTCCACATCATGGCAAGAACATCTATTTCAATGAATTCGCCAGCAAATAACTTCATCATTAAAGGTGTCAAAAAAGGCGCGAGTAATGTTGCTAACGAAGTAATTGTAATAGAAAGGGCGACATTGGCGTTGGCCAAAAATGCCATTACGTTGGATGCTACACCACTGGGCGAACACCCAATAAGCACAATTCCGGCCGCAATTTCCGGTGGAAAATTACTTATTTGGGCCAAACAATAGCCCACTATCGGCATTACGATCAACTGTGCCGAAACCCCGATAAGAACTCCCTTAGGCGATTGAAATACTGCGGCAAAATCCTTGATGCTCATGGTAGTCCCCATACCGAACATGATAACCTGTATTAATGGTATGATCAAGACCGTGTACTTAAAATCCCCGAAATTGGTAAAATAGGTAGGGTAATATAAAGCTGCGGCAACACCCGCAAAAATCATAGTGGTAAATATTAATCCCTTCATTTTTTCATAGCCATTGAAACCAAGTGCCAATAATGCAAAGAAACCTAGAACAAAGGGTCCGGCTTTGTCTATGTTTCCCGTCACAATCATACCAATAATTACTAGAAATAAAAGGCCAGCCAAGCCCAAAGAAATTGAATATATATTTAGTTTTCCCAAGAGTATACGGTTTAAAGTTTATATGCTTGTCTTGCCAATAATTTCCATCCACCACCTTCTTTTTGAAAAATCAAAAGGCAACCAATTCTAACATCTGCAGGTTTACCGTTATTGGTGCCTTTTGCCTCAAATATATGGCGCACAACACCTACTTTTCCTGAAATTGAAATGGTTTGATCCTTGGGCGTAATTTCCGTAAACTGGAATGCCCCATTCAATACACCATCAACATATTCGGCTTTATTTTCTATAGTACCACTAGAATGGCCATAGGTTAATTCATCCATTGTCAGGTCCTGCAGTATGGCCTTATTCTTATCTACCATTGCTTTGTATAATTCTGTGACCGTTTTCTCTATTTTGGCAACATTTTTATCATCGCTTTGTGCCGATAATAACGAAAAACAGAATATGCTTACCAGGGTAAGAATTACTGATGGCCTGAACAGCATGGGTAACTTAATGGATTTCTGATTGTTCATTTTTAAAAAGTATTGGTTGTTAATTTTTTCTAGACGCCATGTAATCATTTAGTTCTTTTCTGGTCATGGGCAATTTACTATCCGGATAGGATTTTAACCAATTTTCAAAATCGGCATTGATTTCATCGGTCCAGCGGGTGTCAATTTGGCCTGCTGTATATTTTTTTTCACGTAATCTCTGGAATCCAAAAAGGTCCCTTAGACCAACTATTTCGGAAGAAAGCACTAATTCTGAAGCCAAATATGACGGTATAAATACGGTTCCATGTCTATTTGCCAAAACCACATCCCCGGGCAATACCGTAGCCCTTCCAATGCGGATGGGTACATTGATGGCCGTCAACATTTCCTCCTGGAGATAGGAAGGGTCCGCCCCCTTATGCCATCCATTGAAACCTTCAATATCCAATAGCCCCGCAACATCCCTAACTCCGCCATCAAATATGACCCCGTTCTTGGAATTGGTATAAATGGCATTTCCCAAATTGGAACCTATTAATGTACCATCTATAATTCTACCATAGCCATCTGCGACATATACATCCCCAGGAACCAATTGCTGGATCGGCCATGAATTACTTCCTCCTATGGTATCCCTATTTTCCTTTGCTCCCTTTAATTTTATCAGTTTTTGATAATCCGGCCTTAATGGCATGTATTGGGCGGTTACTACTCTTCCGGTCATTACACTATCTGGGTGTATAATTTCCCATTCCCCCTCATATTGATTGTTATATCCTTTTCTTCGCAAGTATCCCCATGCCTCCTCTATTTGGATATTTTTCATTCTTTTCAACAGGGCATCCGAGACCTTGGGCCTCCCGTCCTTGAAGCGCTCACCGTTCCATTCAGAGGTTAATTCCTTAATATATTCTACAGACCCCGCTACGCCTTGGGAGATTCCTTCATACCCAAAAACTAAACAGGTTAGTGCAATTATTATCCTTAAATTTTTCATTTTTAGTTCTATTAAAGTTTTTATTGGTTAAGTTTTCTCAAAATTTAGCCAATAATACTCAGTAAGGCAAGGAACTCCCTCATGAATAAGGGAGTCCGCATACCTCACTCAAACTAACTCAAACTAACTCAAAATCTTGCTCATAAAAATGCGTTTCAATATTCCTATTTTAAACATTTAAATGAGTTTGTTAATACCATTAACTATACGTTCTATCGTGTGATCTTAACTCGTTCCATTCCTCGGTAGACTTAAAGAAAGTCTTATCCGAAGGATGTAAATGGGCCTTGACTACTTCTTCATCCAACTCGATACCCAAACCTGGTGCTGTCAGCGGTACGGTGGCAAAACCTTTATCGATCATTTTGAAACCACCAACTGTTTTCACCAAACTTTCCCACCAAGGCACATCGACGGAGTGATGCTCCAAGGCCAAAAAGTTTTGGGTAGCCGCGGCACAGTGTACATTGGCCATAAAAGAAACCGGGGTACCCGCCTGATGCATCGCCATGGCTATGCCATATTCTTCCGCGTAGTCACCGATTCTTTTTGTTTCCAAAAGTCCTCCGGAAGAGGCCAAATCTGGATGAACGATGTCGACCGCCCTATCATGGATGAGTGGCAGGAAATCCTTTAACAAATAGATATCCTCACCTGTCGTGGTTGGGGTCTCAATGGCATCGGTTATGGTCCTCCATTGCTCGTTGTACTGCCAAGGAACCATATCCTCAAACCAAGCAAGTCTATACTTATCTAGGGCTTTTGCCAAACGGATTCCGTTGTTCAAATCAAAATGTCCATAGTGATCAGTAGAAATGGGAATTTCATAGCCGACCATGTTACGTACGTCCTCAACAACCTGCTGCAAAACTTCCAGACCTTTTTCGGTAATCTGAATCTGTGTAAATGGATGCATCGTATTGCCGTAGGACAGCATATTTCTACGATCGCCCCATTGTGCCAAAACGCCATTATCGTTCTCCCAGAACTTACCATTTACTACAGTGCCCGGTTTGCCGCGCAGCTCCCCAATGGAAACATCCATTTTTAGCCAGGTATAACCTTGTTCATTTACCCTGAAGTCAATCAGTCTTTTTTGTTCTTCTGGAGAAGATGCTTCCGGTGTATCCGCATATAGTCTAACCTTGTCCCGATATCTTCCTCCCAACAACTGCCAGGCCGGAACATTGTATGCCTTTCCGCAAATATCCCATAGCGCCATTTCCACCGCGCACACACCACCTGCCTGTCTTGCAGGTCCGCCGAACTGTTTGATACTTTTAAAAATCCTTTCTACGTTACAAGGGTTTTCTCCTAAAATACGACTCTTCAAAAACAGGGCATATCGAACATCGGCGGCGTCCCTTACCTCACCAAGACCATAAATACCTTGATTGGTCTCGATTTTAATAATGGCCGTACCGCCCATAACATTGGTCAAGGCATAGCGCATATCGGTAATCTTCAACTCCGAAGGGGCAGACATTCTACTCACCTTCGAAGTTGTTTGGGCAATGGTATCCTCGATACCAAGACCCATCATACCGGTCATGGCGATGCCTCCCAATGCCGTCTTCTTTAAGAAATTTCTTCTTTGGTCCGTGGTTCTGGGATTTTCCAGTTCCCTATTTCTAAGGGCCAAGAAAGTTTCTTCCTCCTTTTTAAATTTCGATATTAGTTTTTGCAGTGTGTTTTCCATTATAATTTAGTTAGGGATTTCAAATTTTTAGCTGATAAATTATCCCTTTAAATTAATTCTTTTATTCCACATCCCAGAATACCCTGGAAACTAGATTATCCCCGCCTATGGCAGAGACTGCTGCAGTGTAACTATCCGAGTTGGCAGAACCCTCACGATCAGGGTACGTCATTCTGTGCACATATCCATCTCCACCGTTTGCCAATAAATTATCATTAAAATCATTGCGAGCTAAATCAGGAAATCCGCTTCTTCTAACATTCGCAAAGGCTTCCGTTCCATTACGGAAGTTGGTCAGCCAATATTGAGTATTTATAAGTTCCAACGCATTGGAAGCATTATAGGCAACCTCAGGTTCGGCTAAATAAGTATCTACTTCAGACGTTGGTATGGGCTCCGTATTGGGATATAATGAATAAATATCCATATTGGCTCTGATACCTTCCTCATAATAAGCCTGGGCATTCCCAGAGATCCAACCTCTAAAGGCAGCCTCTGCTAATAAAAGTGAGGTTTGTCCGTAAGTAACATAGAATGCTGGGGCTGCCGGTGAAGCTGCAGATAAAATGTTTATTTGACTATAATCCAGTCCACCACCACGTGGCCCTCGATATCCAAGGGAAGTGTCCGACAGTTCCAAATCCGAAACACCGATTGGAACCCCGAATTGGTTGGCCAAGTCGGTATCGGGATTGGGGTCATTGGCGACTGATCCGGGATCCTCATAAGTCGCTATCATATATTTTGCCCTTGGATCATCGGTAGCTTTCAACTGATCCACCAAGGGTTCTGCCGCATAATTGAACTGGGAGAAGTCCCTTAAGGTATTATTGTCGTTCCAAACATAAAGGTTTCCATCATATTTCACATATGCATTATCGGCATTTGATGTCATAACTCCTCCAGAAAAAGCCTCCGAAACAATGGACTCGGCTTTGGAAGGATTTACCTTGCTGTATCTCATCCCTAATCTCAACAACAGTGAATTTCCCAATTTTCTCCACTTTTCGACTTGGGCCGATGCGGAATTTGTTGGTTGGCTACTATTGCTACCATAGAAAAGATCCTCGGAAACAAAATCACCGCTTGGGGTTAGGGCAGCCAATGCACTTGTTATTTCTTTATACAGGTCTTCATATATCGCCTCATCATCGTCATACGAAGGAAAGTAAATGAAATCCCCAACCGCCTTTCCTGCCTCGGAATAAGGTACGTCCCCATAGGTGTCAACCAGACCCATGAACACTTGCGCTTTCCAAATACGAATCATACTTAACAGATTGGTTCTATCGGTGTCTTCACCCAACAAATCTATAGCCTGTACAAGACTTCGTATAACCGAAGGGTAAGATTCATTCCATTTGGGATTGTTAACCCCATCAATATCCTCATTAAAATTAAAGCCTAAGGTGGCTCCCTGGTTATAAGGAATTACAAATTGCTGTACTATGGTGTGCTCAGCAGTCCAATTGCCCAAATGGCTTCTTTGCGCTCCTGCGAATAGAAGAGCTGGGTTAATATCCCTAACGGCATATGGATCTGTATTTACTTCCACAAAGTCTTCATCGCACCCCACAATCATTAAGGATGCCAATAATATTGGTATAAAATGTTTTATCGTTTTCATTGTTCTAGAATTTAACATTTAGGCTGAAATTATAATTTCGGGTGGTAGGCAACGCGGAATTTTCATAACCGGCCCTAAAATCACCCGAGGACTGAATAGCTTCAGGATCAAGTCCTGGAATATCCTTATAAAGAATTGCTACGTTACGGCAAGAAGCAGATAACGTCAATCCTTTTATGAACTGTAGTTCAGATATATTTCTGATGGCGTCCGTTAGATTATATGAAAGGGATATACTCCTCAATTTGATGAAATCCGATTTAAAGGTAAAGGGATCCCCTATTTGAAGGTTACGGTAGTCAGCATAGAACGACTGTAAATTACTAACCGCCGTGGTATTGGTCTGTCCATTGCTTTCATACACACTATTGGGCACCACAACACCATTTTCCCCTTCTCTACGTCCTTCCAAAGAAAATTGGGAATGCCCCTGTCTAGTCATGTTCAAATGTGTGGAAGACAAAATGGTCCCTCCAAACTTATAATCGATCAAGAAGCCAAAGGTTAAATTTTTATAGGTGAAATCGTTGTTCCAGCCTCCCGTATGTTTTGGAATTGAGCTACCTACTGGCAAAAATCCATTGGTATTCTCTGCTCCTGGCGTATCGCTATTTGTGGCCAATAGTCGCCCATCATCATTTACTAAAATTTGTCCACTATCATTTCTTCTATATGTTCTGGTATATAATTGATTCATAGGAAGGCCTTCTGTATAGCGAAGTTCTCCTAGAAATTCATTTCCAGTACCATTAAAATAAAGCAATAATATGGTTCCACTGTCATTCCCTACATCTAAAACTTCCGTGGATAAATAGGCATTGTTCCAAGTACTTGTCCACATAAAATCATCTGTTTCAATGGGAACAACTCCTATCATTGTTTCAAGCCCCCTGTTTCTTAACGAGGCTAAATTTTTTGGAGTATTATCAAAGCCGGATGCATTGGACAGTGTAACGTCCAAAATTTGATCCGTAGTAACTTTATCAAAGGCCGCTATATCCAAACGCAATCTGCTATTGAACATTCTCATTTCTAGACCAACCTCTTTTTCGGTCACCGTAAACGGTTTTAAAAATGGGTTTGGTGCAGAACTTCCTTCAATACCGGCGGTTGTCTGACCATTAAACGGTGGATTAATGCTATAGTTTAGAACACCCTCATAGGTGCCCACACCATTTGCACTACCTACTTCGGCCCAAGAAGCTCTTAGCTTACCGTAGGTCAACCAACTTTGCTCTTTCATAAACTCTGAAAAGATAAGGCTACCAGATACTGAAGGATAGAATACGCTGTTATCCTGTGGATTGAGTACTGAGAACCAGTCCTGTCTTCCGGTAAAGTTCAAATAGACAAGGTTGTCATAACCAAATTCAGCAAGTCCATAAAGAGAGTTAATTCTAAAAGTACTGTATTGGTAAGGTTCAAAATTAG
This window of the Maribacter cobaltidurans genome carries:
- a CDS encoding RraA family protein; this encodes MKNLRIIIALTCLVFGYEGISQGVAGSVEYIKELTSEWNGERFKDGRPKVSDALLKRMKNIQIEEAWGYLRRKGYNNQYEGEWEIIHPDSVMTGRVVTAQYMPLRPDYQKLIKLKGAKENRDTIGGSNSWPIQQLVPGDVYVADGYGRIIDGTLIGSNLGNAIYTNSKNGVIFDGGVRDVAGLLDIEGFNGWHKGADPSYLQEEMLTAINVPIRIGRATVLPGDVVLANRHGTVFIPSYLASELVLSSEIVGLRDLFGFQRLREKKYTAGQIDTRWTDEINADFENWLKSYPDSKLPMTRKELNDYMASRKN
- a CDS encoding zinc-binding alcohol dehydrogenase family protein; protein product: MKYIVCEEPNYFVLNEKDVPTRKEGEALLKVHRVGICGTDLHAYKGSQAFFKYPRILGHELAAEVLEIGENKQGLKAGDHVIIMPYVSCGTCVACKKGKTNCCTNIKVLGVHVDGGMQEIISVPTDLLIPAGNLSFNQMAIIEPLAIGAHALRRAGVQKGETIVVIGCGPIGIGLMKLAQIIGANVIALDVNTDRLNYARNEIGVAHAFPVQENPQEKISEITNGDMATAVFDATGNRKALESGIDYMSHGGRYVLVGLSKGELTYNHPQIHAKETTLMCSRNATLEDFQFVIEHIGQFPTDTFVTHEVHFSEMISNFDSWLLPETGVVKAMVTFD
- a CDS encoding Gfo/Idh/MocA family protein, with product MENQRRIFIKKAGIIGAAIAFSPNVLLSATAPKKEKLGVALVGLGYYSTDLLAPALQLTKNCELKGIVTGSPEKIPIWQEKYGIEDKNVYNYGNFDSISNNPDIDVIYVVLPPSMHAEYTIRAANTGKHVWCEKPMAPSVAECEAMIKACDDNKVKLAIGYRCQHDPNIQAYMNVAKERPFGKVKMVTSAAGYFDGRTNHWKQNKALGGGAMGDMGVYALQGARLATGEEPNSVMAQASTTRPEIYHEVEETMMFQLEFPSGARASCQTSFGINMNHLQVNYEKGWLKMEPHSSYNGNNGSMSDSTIINFPIENQQAKQMDEDAWAIMNQESLLVPGEEGLRDIRVVEAIYKSANQNCAVKI
- a CDS encoding bile acid:sodium symporter family protein, producing MGKLNIYSISLGLAGLLFLVIIGMIVTGNIDKAGPFVLGFFALLALGFNGYEKMKGLIFTTMIFAGVAAALYYPTYFTNFGDFKYTVLIIPLIQVIMFGMGTTMSIKDFAAVFQSPKGVLIGVSAQLIVMPIVGYCLAQISNFPPEIAAGIVLIGCSPSGVASNVMAFLANANVALSITITSLATLLAPFLTPLMMKLFAGEFIEIDVLAMMWSIVKMIIIPIGAGLLFNRIFGNRVKWLEKAMPLISMLAIGLIITIITAAGRDSLLEIGGILMVLVLVHNFFGYLLGYWYARLFRMTEEDSRTIAIEVGMQNAGLASGIANSLGKIATMGLAPAVFGPLMNITGSILASYWHGKPTEIESKVLETN
- a CDS encoding amidohydrolase family protein, which codes for MIIDAHQHFWRYGTEKHAWIDDEMSSIRRDFLPSDLKPLYEENGVTGCIAVQADQTLKENDFLLEQARKHDFIKGIIGWVDLRSNELKSDLDYYAQYPRIKGYRHIVQAETDPLFLLRKEFLRGIAELQKRDLVYEILVFPHQLLAVLEFVKHFPHITFVLDHMAKPYIKQGFFESWALLMREIGQIENVNCKVSGLITEADYQNWTEQEMVPYFDLVLESFGTRRILYGSDWPVCLVAGEYKEVLALAKNFADKLSANEQVDFFYNNAQRIYNLKN
- a CDS encoding nuclear transport factor 2 family protein, which codes for MNNQKSIKLPMLFRPSVILTLVSIFCFSLLSAQSDDKNVAKIEKTVTELYKAMVDKNKAILQDLTMDELTYGHSSGTIENKAEYVDGVLNGAFQFTEITPKDQTISISGKVGVVRHIFEAKGTNNGKPADVRIGCLLIFQKEGGGWKLLARQAYKL
- a CDS encoding RraA family protein — translated: MLRKKYMLIVVLVGLATQMMGQQISKEELIFLTPQWTGERFDDGRPKVSDALLERIKSVSVEEAWAVMKNEGYRYQIAEGWKMINPDSVLVGRAVTATFMPGRPDVWKAIDDRGKAQGKRGQNTWPVDILVKGDVYVADQFGADKDGPTIGDNVGNAIYAKSGNGIVYDGALRDVEGLMEIGGFTSYYTSYDASHHNPPGDLNTMLIGINQPTRIRTVTVMPGDVVLGKMGVVTFIPPHLAEKVATVSEVVRLRDMFGHQRIKDGVYTAGQIDTRWADEIEKDFSKWLNEHIDDLPVSREQIQEILKKRTW
- a CDS encoding mandelate racemase/muconate lactonizing enzyme family protein; amino-acid sequence: MKNSRRSFISKSLMAGAGLGMVSSTYGNEYVTAIDKNPKLSAPSDLKITDVKCGFIRRGSGLFVKIHTNQGIYGCGEGVDAVPGTYHLVKRMGFFLRDKSPFNVHKIFEDIRRAGHFGGAQSGTYVAVLSAIETALWDLAGKALDLPVYKLLGGKFRDKVRVYCDTALYRVRFPSPDDFATAAKDAISNWGFNALKFDLDYASDPDKYDRYNWTASPGEIIRMYDQLAAVREAVGPKIDLCVDMHGRYDHVTAQTIAKKVEDLNLTWLEEPIPAENFDAFKTLTEETSTPISAGENVYLGHGFKQLLDNGVDIIMPDLQKCGGLGEGQRIANLANLYYVPFSPHMVASFLGAMACAHVCATVPNFHLMEWQSYFHTDPMFKEIVTYDEGDWVKDSFVTVSEKPGIGVDINEDAMRKYAPEGIPFFE